AGGCATTGCTGTTACATACCAATGTTggattttattatttgtgtatatatagtcAAACATTCAACGTAAGAATACCCTgttatcatttatttatttataaagatATGCCAGGCAATGTGAGGATGGAAAGATTGCATTTGTACAGTTgcattattttaaaaaaaacttgGAGAATCAGCTTGTTGGTCATTTGGGTAAATTAAAGCAAGATGTagtgttacaaatatgtgacatGTACAGTCAGGGCTTAACTACTAACTGCTTTAATAGCACCTGTTTAAGATGTAGGTGATTGTCAGACATAAATAATTTCTCTACAGAATTTAACGAAAAGAGAACGATAGCTGTGTGTTAATAAATTGCTTAGGCTTTCATTTTCCATTTACATAGTGATTTATTCTAAACCAAAACTTCTCACGAATAAGAGAACACAGCTGAATTGACAGTCAATCATGCATTTAGATGGTGTTCTGTAAATCGGGACAGTCATACACCTTGCTTCGGTCAAGAGTAGTATTGAGAGAGTTGTCACGAAACAGCCCAGTCTTTCTAATTTCCTCAGTGAATTTTTGTGATTTAGGGTAGAAAGCACGGCGCGAGGTTCCAGAGGTTTGAGTGCGAAGACCATAGTCACTGGAAGTTGTCCTGTACAGTGGATTCTGGGGCTTGGACCACAGCGCTAGGTGTCTTCCTTTCATTTCTGAAGTCAACATGCAGGAGAAAACTGGGTTTCCAGGATTGGCACACGGCTCTGTATTTTCCACCTGCTTTTCTTGAGAAGCTGACATCATTGCAGTGCCTGTAATAAGAAATATACATCAAAATTCACAAACCACAGCCTTAGTACATGATGATGCAAAAAAAAACAAGCTCATTCTGAATGAATGTCTAAAACTGGCAGGGCTCTGAAAAACGGAGGTGCTCTCTCATTTCGTTTGAAATAACCTACATTTGTATAGTTATAGAAGGATTTGTTGAGTCTTTAACATTGAACGAgtagaaataaataaagtagTCCCATATACTTCAAAAGAAAACACTTGGTCACACCGAACAACACTGTAGGGATATCTCCATGGCAAGATGCTAACATACCCTTAATTGACTAAGCTTATTGTTGCAAGTAGTACAATTGTTATCAATTAAATACAGTTACCTTCAATTGCAGTAAACCAGAGACAAGGAATGGGACGTCTTTTTCACAGGAACACAGCTCAAAGAAGAGTAATCTGGTTACCATGGGGACCGCAAAACAATACGTGGGATGGCCGTTTATATTCGTTGGAAACAGGAGGCGTTTTACTTCTGTGGAACCTTTTGTACACTCGCATAAAATCGTCATCAAACATCATTGTTGTTGTCGtggatgttgttgttgttgttgttgttgttgttgttgttcgtaATTGTATTTTTAATGGATTGTGAGAAGAATAATGTAGAATGTATCTATGTGTAACTGATACAGTAGTTTCCAATTTTCCCCAGTACTTGAAGGCGTCATTAATCGACATCATCACCAGGCGCCGGATGTTTACGTATAATTACCGCACTACTTCTGATATGCATTGGTGAAGCggttaaaagtaaataaaaaccTTCTGAAAACTACAAACTGAAACCACATATTTTTCGAATACATTGTTTACCATGTATTTCTGACCATTTATGGTTGTTTGGATGTTAACTAGTAGCAGTGAACCAGGTATCTGCACATTctgcagcagtgtgttcagtgttgcaGTTAGCTTGAAGCTAACTAACTCTGTCAGGGGAGACATTCTGAGAGTTTGAACAGGGCCCTGCTCGGAAGATGGACAGTGAAATCCAACGAGATGGGAGAGTCCTGGATCTCACTGATGATGCCTGGAGGGAAGACAAGCTGCCGTATGAAGATGTCACCATCCCTCTGGTATTACAAACACATTCATGTTAGCAACAGCATCTTATATAGTCTgtttacattttacaattatttttgcttaCCCTCAAATATTCCGATTTCGTCTTGACACTATTACAATGTTGATTTAAGTATAGAGTGAATTGCTCCTTTTATTCATGGCATCCTGTCTCCCCTGTTCTCTGTCAGAGTGAATTGCCTGAGGCTGAGCAGGACAATGGAGGTTCCACAGAGTCTGTGAAAGAGCAAGAGATGAAGTGGACAGACCTCGCCCTGCAGAGCCTGCACGAAAACACACCGAGCACTGGCAACTGAAAGTCTAATGTGGAATCAGACTATTGGACATATACATACATGCAGATGGACACTGCATTTTTACTGAAATATATACAACAAGTTCCAGCTAAGCAGGGATGAGGCAAAATGTATGTTTGCATTGTTATTGGGTTTCTAATCCATTCTTCATAAATAAATTGTAGTAACATAAATGGAAAAGGGTCACACACAATTGCCTTGCCTCTGTCATCTGTTGAGTTTTTTGTCATTTGCTGTTGAATCTGGACAGTGGTGGACAAACACACAGACTGTGttcgatttgtaaaaaaaaacgtcCAACAATCCTATCACAAAGAAACATTGCCCTGATTTTATGAAGTTGGGATTCTCAAATCAGAGATCGCTACAAGAGCTTGGTTAAAACCCTAACACATACAAATTAAATATGCCTTTACTTTGCTGGTTTTTATTCACTGCAGTATAGTGTTATTTCCAGCCAACTGGCATGTCACCATTATCTTTAACAAAAACATATTTCCCCATAATTATgttttattcatattttaaCAACTTACTTACCAACTCACTTAGTTTGAGTTGTTTGCATCTGATGCAATTGTCTCTTTCCTAAGCATCACTGTAGGAGCTTCCCTGAGAGGTTAGAGTGAAAAAGTGATATCTGGATCTTCACTGTGTCTGTGCAGCCTCTGCCATGAGCTTGTGGATGTGGTCGTGTGGCCCCTTCCCCATCAGGGCTGAGGGGTGTCTGTAGGAGCCCCCGATACGATCCCAGAGGGTGAAGTACTGTCCGTAGTTGTAGTTGAAGAAGAGATGATGGTCTACGTGGTGAGCAGCGCCAttgatcagacatatcaggggGCCGGGGATGCGGTAGTCTCCATCGTGTATGGAAATGGTCCAGATGTTGACAAAGATGAAAAGTGACAGATAGACCGCCTGTAATTCAAAAAATCCCAAATGTCACTTAAAACGTTTTACAGTTCATTCAAGTCTTGggcaaaaatataaatgttacCCAATTAACAAAGTGTCTGCATATTTTTGACAGAGATTTCACATCGGTCAATAACGTACTTATTTTACTTTTTTCCGTATGCTACATTTCCAGCAAATGTCACGGACATTATTGTGAAATATGTAGTTTAACTTGTAGTCCTAATTAGATCAGCACCTTGTGGAGGGGGAAGACGAACAGGTAGATGTGATAGGGAAGGCTCTGCAGGAAGCCGTCCAGCGGGTGGAAGGCATGGCTGGCAAAAGGCGTAGGGATCTTAAATATGTGGTGCTGCTTATGTAAATGCTGAGGGGCGAGAAACACAGTCTGAATAACAGGAATGTTTCAGTCAGAAATAACACATATCAGGCTCCCAAGGTACATAAAGTGGTGAAGTTAGAAAGCATGGTGATTCCGGATGGAAACATTAAAGTAGTGAGGcggaaacacatttaaaaattgCATTTAAAACTAACattaaaaaggaaagagaataaaataaacataaaacaagCTAATATAGAATaacacaggtataaaatacattATTGCAAGTTACAGTGTGAGATATCAATAGTCCAATTAAAAGCAGTAGCAAAAAGAAAGGTCTTCAGCCTGGAGTtacagcggacctgcaggtttatcAGGTCTGAAAACAGCAGCTCACTGAGGAGAACAGATGACTAGAGCTGTGAGACTCAACTTAaacattgttttaaaaaaaaaaaagctgaaaTGTTAAAATGTTTTGTAGAACTTAGATGTTAATTCTCAGTGGGTCCATCACAACAACTGACCTGTTTCATATACACTCATTTGATcaatgtttatataaatatatagtttAGAGTTGCTACGAACCAGTGATTAACATGCTAAGGCTCACCTTGTAAGTGCTCTTATGGTGCAGGAAGCGGTGTATCCAGTAAATGCACATGTCAGTAAAGAACAAGAAACCAGCAATGCTCAGGCACACCCCGGGCCAGCCTGAGAAAGAAACAAACCAATGGCTAATAAGTCTCATTAGGAATCATTGTGTATGACCTATTGCAACAAACAAGTAATATTCCATTGGTGACTGTAATTAGATAACCTTTCATTTCACCTAAGGTTCAAGCCTAGTTTTTAACGGTTGTCTTACCCAGTGAAGATTCGCTGATGTTGTCGAAAAGTTTGCTGTTTCCCTGGACCTCCCAGAAGAAAATGGCCACTGTTGGGAAGCTCATCCAGAAAATGGAGATGATTGATAGTTCAATCTCTTGTTTTACCTGGTTCTGTTGTTGGATCAGATAGACAAagtgtgtgggagaagtttgctTTGAATTGTCACCAGGTCTGCAATAATAAATCTTTCTTAACATCACACATTTTATTATATAAGGCTGTTAATTTAGAGTCATGGCTTCAACATTGAAATTTGTATtttccaaagattttgccaTTTGATCATGTTTGCCCAGATGCAATTGTCCTGGTATCCAATTTGGTCATTGCACACAATACGTGTGCTTCATGAAATCCATGATGTTAACTATTGACAAATCTTGGACTGTGAAAAAAAAGTCCTCCTTAGATTAGTAGAAACAAAGTAATTCAAATGTAGGGTTTCGTTTTCTTTTCAAAGTGAAGTGGCAAAGAAATATATAAGAGGGCTTATTGTATGGCAGTTTTTGACACATCGATTTGGTTTCCTAGGGAACATTTGTAAACCAGGTCAAAAGGTTAAACAAACAACCCACCTTGAGAAACAATGGATGCATCATGAGTTTATGGTCAAACACGTAGTAGAAGTTGAGAGCACCACAGCCCAGGAAGAGCAGCACCGCTCCCAGGTTGGTCACCAGCCACAGGCTGACTATCTGACGCAGGGCCCCCTCCTCCGACCATGAGGTAAACATGCGGAGTGAAGATGGAGCTGTCAGCAATGTTCAGCACATGATCCATTGCACAATCTGCGAAGAGAGCGACATGTAAACCATGACGCAGCTGACTAAAGATGTGTGTGAAATAGTTACATGATACATTATGTCCCCTCATACTTATGAGGGAACGTAGCTGGATACAAATATGTCAAAAACGTAGTATTAAGAAATGTTAGTCAGTTTCTGTGAGAAGACACACGTGAAAACCAGTTAAAACTCAAAAGCTTTGCCATTTTAACACACTGTGGATACGGTCCATGCTCTACATGGCAGAGCTTTACATTTATACATTATCTCCTAAATGCCTTCTACTAAGACTAACCTGCAGCAAACAGAGCCGCAGGTAAAAACACAGGGTTAGTTAGGACAGTGAAATAAAAGCATCATACCTGTATAAATGGCTagtcatatactgtatatatactcATACTCATGCCATAACATCTTGAAACAATCTTTTAATACAACTGTTGGCTATTTTTTAGAATCATTTCCGTGAACTGGACTCCACCTCTTGCTAGTTTCTGGGCTTATCAAAAGCTGCATGATGTGCTCCGTTTAACAGATTAATGACCCTCACACCCAGACTATTCAACAGTGATTCACTCTCTGTTCTGGAATCAGTTCTTTGGTTGCATGGAATCAGTCTACCATGCAACCAAAGATCAGCTGTACATATCAATCTGCTTGCAAGTGAAGTGATGTCATTCTAGCAATATCTCAGCTTGacctttttcaccttttttgaGGGACTATATCTGATTGAATTAAGGCGAGACACTGAAGGCAAAGAAAGTATCCTAAAATACACATTGAGATGTTTATTTTAATACCTTTGTCTATTTGTGTCTGTAGATTTCCCCTAAATGCATCCAAATTAGCATTAGATCATGTCTCATTTCCATATTCAAGCATAAGAATATATGAGAAACAATTAACTCGATACAAACTAATTCACTCATGTCTTAATAACTAATAACTCAAATTATTTCAGTTTTTAACTCTGTGTTTGCAAGAAATTCCCAAAAGCTGTTTTTCTTTCAAAGAGTATCATGCCTGGCCTTTCAAAGAACCCATCGTATAATATTGCTGCTGAACTGACCTGCTTTAGGATGTCAAAATGTGTGTGCAGCCTCCTATCAAACGGATTAGTCCTCCTTCCTTACACAGCATATGATTTGTGACCGAAGGCAAGTGAAGTTTGTTTAGTGGCATATGGACCACTGCCTGATTTAGATTTAACATGCATtcaaagaaaaactatttatttgTTCTCTAGAAGCTGGTCTTCTTTGCTTCATTTGATTGTGTCAGGAGGCTTGGGGGTGATCGAGAGAGACACATGCGGTCTGTGGAATAAGATCCCAGCCTGCTCAGCAAATAGCAAGGAGCTCAGTGACAGCAGGACTTCTTCCAGTCAGATCTGTGCTTTCTTTTGTTTGAGTGACATCATCTTTCGAAAATGATTactttttcattattttcttaATTCAATATTAGGAATTGTGATTACAAGAAACTGAATGTgcttataataatacaaatgaatTACATTTGTATTATGTCATAATAGATCAAATGAGACAAGTGAAATCATCTGATGACTTTATGGCATTGCAGCAAATAAAGcttgcaatgccttgttttggtCTGTTTTAATGCAAGGAAAAATAGCTTGTAAGGGTATTGAGCATGTCATTCATGGTAGCTATGGATCAAATTCCCCCTGAACTCTGCCCTTTACATACACACGTGGACGTTCATCATCCAACACGTATGCACACAGCACAAGTAAGAATTAAGAGTTTGATCAGGACCTAGACAAATATTTCCCTCCTAATGATTGTAGAACATTGTATCTGTCTTGTTGAGGATCCGTATGTTACAACTTCCAATCTTTAGAATACAAATGTGTACACTGTCAGAGCAAGAAAGAAAACAACATAGTTTACATTTTATGCAAACAAATTGTAGCATGCCTTGCTTGCACATGCTTTTGGCATCCTACACTTTTCCATTCAATCATTTCTAATTGATACATTATTAGTTTCATTCATAGCCTAGCTGTTGCatatatgtttttttctgcagaTCTTACAATGCAAGGTAAAATGTAGATTAACTTTTTTTGTATGGGTACCTGAAATACCAATGGTTCAAATACCAAGTTTCAAAACTGTTGGAGAAGGAAAACTCTTATTGTCTAATAATGTGTATACGTTTCCCTCTAGAGTTCTCTGAAAGCAACAGCACCtctctgtgcagtgtgcacactctACAATCAGTGACATAGGATTCATAGACTAAACATGAATGATACATGATCACTTTCTTGAAAGCCAGAACCTTTATATTATTGGACAAGGAATCAAGACTCAATGATATTCAATCATCGTATACTTTACTCCAATACTTTTATTTTGCATCTTAAGTTTACAGATTTTGATTAattattaaaaatataatataacacttaaagactttagttacacctggagtaaattcacaagctaccctgcagtatacaaagtcattcaaactagctgcacctttaccagctttgataacactttaatgcatcaataattataatcaaaacatatcatataaatTATTCTGAAATTGACTTATTTGCATAATAGGCctatgtacttttacttttggtactttaagtatatatgTTGATGCTCATActttagtacttttacttgtaacattttgaatgcaggacttttacttgtaacatagacagtatttctacactttcgtaattctacttttactcaattataAGATCTCAGTACCTCTCCGACCTCTTGGTTTTAGTAAACAAATAATACTATAAAAATGTGTATACCTTTGCTGTGTATTTACTCCTGTGGACTGTGATGTATGTCTTGTAATTACTGTAGTTGGGGGAAAAAGTTGCACTCAGCTCTAAATCATTTATTTCGGTCACTTCCCATTAGTCAGCTCATTACCATGAACGGTCTATTCTCCTTACGCACTGACATGTTTAGCAATAACCTGTGTGGAAAAACACCAAGCCGGAAAGTGGCGAGCGCAAAAAAAAGTGACAATGCTGCCTTCAGGACCCCACCACAAAATCCTACATCCCGGTAGAGTGAAGGTAAAAAGACAACCACCTGCTgaatgtatgctagctaaacgtgacaaacaaacatattCATACAGCCATAACTACTACATAGCTACTGCTGAAACGTTGCTGTCTGATTTGTAGGCTGTAGTCTCCGTATCAAGCCACAATTTGTATGTCATGTGCTATCGTGAATAATATTTATCCTACAGCACATCGTACGTAAAGGCAGCATATTACAATGATTTATTTACTTTGGTTTGCTCACGAGGGCTTGTTGAAGGAGCCGGGTGCAGAGCAGCGGGAGGGGTCGCGTTTGGCAGTTTGTTTTTGCGGTGTGCAAAACACCGAGGAACATTGCAGAACATTCCTTTTGGTGAAGAAACCAACTGGACCGAAACTACACGCATGCAATGTTCATCTTGAATAGTTAAAAGTCACTATTACTTGACATGTTTTACTGTCGAGAAATAACCAGACTTTAAGACCAATGTGTTTATGTGTTTATAATTATACAATTCCGAAACCCAAACGGATCACAATGTCAATTAACAACAGTTGAATGTTATTTGATTGTAAAGG
This region of Pseudochaenichthys georgianus chromosome 6, fPseGeo1.2, whole genome shotgun sequence genomic DNA includes:
- the anapc13 gene encoding anaphase-promoting complex subunit 13; translated protein: MDSEIQRDGRVLDLTDDAWREDKLPYEDVTIPLSELPEAEQDNGGSTESVKEQEMKWTDLALQSLHENTPSTGN